From the genome of Terriglobales bacterium, one region includes:
- the galU gene encoding UTP--glucose-1-phosphate uridylyltransferase GalU, protein MPPRIRKAVFPAAGLGTRFLPATKAQPKEMLPLVDKPIIQYGVEEALAAGLDQIIIVTGRGKSAIEDHFDNSYELEHMLEHRGKADLLAIVRQISDMIHVAYVRQKEQLGLGHAVLMARELVNNEPFAVLLADDVIDAPRPCLAQMVEVFQETGASVIATQVVEGPAIAAYGVLDAKPTNGRFAGRLYDIRNLVEKPQPSEAPSNLAVIGRYILTPAIFDILERTPAGRLGEIQLTDAIRLLLEKEKVYGYVFEGRRYDAGDRLGFLQATVELALKRPDLGPDLRAWLKGLKL, encoded by the coding sequence ATGCCGCCGCGCATCCGCAAAGCCGTCTTCCCCGCCGCCGGCCTGGGCACGCGCTTTTTGCCGGCCACCAAGGCGCAGCCCAAGGAGATGCTGCCGCTGGTGGACAAGCCCATCATCCAGTACGGCGTCGAAGAGGCGCTGGCCGCCGGCCTCGACCAGATCATCATCGTCACCGGCCGCGGCAAGAGCGCCATCGAGGACCACTTTGATAACAGCTACGAGCTCGAGCACATGCTCGAGCACCGCGGCAAGGCCGACCTGCTGGCCATCGTCCGCCAGATCTCCGACATGATCCACGTGGCCTACGTGCGCCAGAAGGAGCAGCTCGGCTTGGGCCATGCCGTCCTCATGGCCAGGGAGCTGGTCAATAACGAGCCCTTCGCCGTGCTGCTGGCCGACGACGTCATCGACGCGCCTCGTCCCTGCCTGGCGCAGATGGTCGAGGTCTTCCAGGAAACCGGCGCCTCCGTCATTGCTACACAAGTAGTAGAAGGGCCCGCCATCGCCGCCTATGGCGTGCTCGATGCCAAGCCCACCAACGGCCGCTTCGCCGGCCGCCTGTACGATATCCGCAACCTGGTGGAGAAACCGCAGCCCTCGGAAGCCCCCTCGAACCTGGCCGTGATCGGTCGCTATATCCTCACCCCCGCCATCTTCGACATCCTGGAGCGGACACCCGCCGGCCGCCTGGGTGAGATCCAGCTCACCGACGCGATTCGTCTGCTGTTGGAGAAGGAAAAAGTCTACGGCTACGTCTTCGAAGGCCGGCGGTACGACGCCGGCGACCGGCTCGGCTTCCTGCAGGCCACGGTCGAACTCGCCCTCAAGCGCCCGGATCTCGGCCCCGACCTGCGCGCCTGGCTGAAAGGACTGAAGCTCTAA
- a CDS encoding DinB family protein translates to MAEIAALPFDKLIEYEEEEAQKWEKWLRTQPPKALEVPVGTGDTATVRGLIWHICAVEYRHAQRLLGEPPASPEELRRESLDDIFRLGDTARMKMTSFLAGATDAVLNETITFETRTAGTFTSSRRKLLTHILLHGIRHWAQIATALRQAGYKQDWQHDFLMTEVMK, encoded by the coding sequence ATGGCAGAGATTGCGGCGTTGCCCTTCGACAAGCTGATCGAATACGAGGAGGAGGAAGCGCAGAAGTGGGAAAAATGGCTGCGCACGCAGCCGCCCAAGGCGCTGGAGGTGCCGGTGGGCACCGGCGACACGGCGACCGTGCGCGGACTCATCTGGCACATCTGCGCCGTCGAATACCGCCACGCTCAGCGGCTGCTGGGCGAGCCGCCGGCTTCGCCGGAAGAACTGCGCCGGGAATCGCTGGACGACATCTTCCGTCTGGGCGACACGGCCCGCATGAAGATGACTTCATTCCTGGCCGGAGCCACGGACGCGGTACTCAATGAGACCATCACCTTCGAGACGCGCACTGCGGGTACGTTCACCAGCAGCCGGCGCAAGCTGCTGACGCATATCCTGTTGCATGGCATCCGTCATTGGGCGCAGATTGCCACCGCCCTCCGCCAGGCCGGCTACAAGCAGGACTGGCAGCACGATTTTCTGATGACGGAAGTAATGAAATAG
- the purE gene encoding 5-(carboxyamino)imidazole ribonucleotide mutase, with translation MKKPQVAIVMGSDTDLEIMSEAAKVLDEFGIAYEMDVTSAHRSPARTAEFAAGAARRGLKVIIAGAGGAAHLAGVVAAHTTLPVIGVPIPSTSLGGLDSLLATVQMPAGIPVATVAIGKAGAANAAVLAAQMLALSSATLAKKLDAYKQKLARSVEEKSAKLKAVT, from the coding sequence ATGAAAAAACCGCAGGTAGCAATCGTGATGGGCAGCGACACCGACCTCGAGATCATGAGCGAGGCGGCCAAGGTGCTGGATGAATTCGGCATCGCCTACGAGATGGACGTGACCTCGGCACACCGCTCGCCGGCGCGCACGGCGGAGTTCGCGGCGGGCGCGGCGCGGCGCGGGCTGAAGGTGATCATTGCGGGCGCCGGCGGCGCAGCCCATCTGGCGGGCGTGGTGGCCGCGCATACCACCCTGCCGGTGATCGGCGTGCCCATTCCTTCGACGTCGCTCGGCGGGCTGGACTCGCTGTTGGCGACGGTGCAGATGCCGGCCGGCATCCCGGTGGCGACGGTGGCCATCGGCAAGGCGGGCGCGGCCAACGCGGCGGTGCTCGCGGCGCAGATGCTGGCGCTCAGCAGCGCGACCCTGGCCAAGAAGCTGGACGCCTACAAGCAGAAGCTGGCGCGCAGCGTGGAAGAAAAATCGGCGAAGTTGAAAGCTGTCACCTAG
- the purD gene encoding phosphoribosylamine--glycine ligase produces the protein MRVLVIGGGGREHALVWKLRQSPKVTEVICAPGNGGIAEDAECVPVDAGSVEALTQVAQKVRPDLTVVGPELPLARGVVDEFQARGWRIFGPTRAAARLESSKSFAKEFMQRMKIPTAHYAVCLSPADVKDALPHFHAPLVVKADGLAAGKGVVIAATKEEAASVAAEMLSGARLGEAGTRVVLEECLEGEELSFLVLSDGERVAPLVAAQDHKRVGDGDTGPNTGGMGAYSTPGLLDPHMSDWLLHHVARPVIEGMRAEEAEYRGILYCGLMMTARGPMVLEFNCRFGDPETQAILMRLESDLLGAFIASVEGRVSEGDLRWSSGSTTCVVIAAAGYPGSYESGKRIEGLEDAARVEGVKIFHAGTVRRDGGYFTAGGRVLNVCAHAADLETAVERAYQAAAKIHFEGMHYRKDIGARALKAKA, from the coding sequence ATGCGCGTCCTGGTCATTGGCGGCGGCGGTCGCGAGCACGCCCTGGTGTGGAAACTGCGGCAGTCGCCCAAAGTCACGGAGGTGATCTGCGCGCCGGGCAACGGCGGCATCGCCGAGGACGCTGAATGCGTGCCGGTCGATGCGGGCTCGGTGGAGGCTCTGACGCAGGTCGCGCAGAAGGTTCGTCCCGACCTGACGGTGGTCGGGCCGGAATTGCCGCTGGCGCGCGGCGTAGTGGACGAGTTCCAGGCGAGAGGATGGCGCATCTTCGGGCCGACGCGGGCAGCCGCGCGGCTGGAGTCGAGCAAGAGCTTCGCCAAGGAGTTCATGCAGCGCATGAAAATCCCGACCGCGCACTACGCCGTCTGCCTTTCGCCGGCGGACGTGAAGGATGCGCTGCCGCACTTCCATGCGCCGCTGGTGGTCAAGGCCGACGGCCTGGCGGCCGGCAAAGGCGTGGTCATCGCTGCGACCAAGGAAGAGGCCGCCAGCGTGGCGGCGGAGATGCTGAGCGGCGCCCGCCTGGGCGAGGCCGGCACGCGCGTGGTGCTGGAGGAATGTCTGGAGGGCGAGGAGCTCTCTTTCCTTGTGCTTTCCGACGGCGAGCGCGTGGCGCCGCTGGTGGCTGCGCAGGATCACAAGCGCGTCGGCGACGGCGACACCGGACCCAATACTGGCGGCATGGGCGCGTACTCGACGCCCGGCCTGCTCGATCCGCACATGAGCGACTGGCTGCTGCACCACGTAGCCCGGCCGGTGATCGAGGGCATGCGGGCGGAGGAGGCGGAATACCGCGGCATCCTGTACTGCGGGTTGATGATGACCGCGCGCGGCCCCATGGTGCTGGAGTTCAATTGCCGCTTCGGCGACCCGGAAACGCAGGCCATCCTGATGCGCCTGGAGAGCGACCTGCTGGGCGCCTTCATCGCCTCCGTGGAAGGGCGCGTAAGCGAGGGCGACCTGCGCTGGTCGAGCGGGTCAACTACGTGTGTAGTGATTGCGGCGGCCGGCTATCCCGGGAGTTACGAAAGCGGCAAGCGGATCGAGGGCCTGGAGGATGCGGCCCGGGTTGAGGGCGTCAAGATCTTCCATGCGGGCACGGTCCGGCGCGACGGCGGCTACTTCACGGCTGGCGGGCGGGTGCTGAACGTCTGCGCCCACGCGGCCGACCTGGAAACGGCAGTAGAAAGAGCTTATCAAGCGGCGGCGAAGATCCACTTTGAGGGCATGCACTACCGCAAGGACATCGGAGCAAGGGCTCTGAAAGCTAAGGCGTAG
- a CDS encoding metal-dependent transcriptional regulator yields MITISKEDYLKAILEAESEGQTVISATLAHWLDVSAPAVTMALRRLRKDGLVRVQKDGRVQLTGAGREIAQRTAERHHLIERMLSEVFGMEWHKVHDEAERLEHAVSADFERKLAQKLGRGGVCPHGNPVTPENPAARRRRGLKLLSEAAPGSYTVSSVYERDRDLLEFLEQRGIRPGVRLQVLTRNYDQTMTVRAGSARISIGGPVAEKVWVAARG; encoded by the coding sequence GTGATCACCATCTCCAAAGAGGACTACCTCAAGGCCATCCTGGAGGCCGAGAGCGAGGGCCAGACGGTGATTTCCGCCACCCTGGCGCACTGGCTCGATGTTTCCGCGCCGGCAGTCACCATGGCCCTGCGGCGGCTGCGCAAGGACGGCCTGGTGCGCGTGCAGAAGGACGGCCGCGTGCAGCTCACCGGCGCCGGTCGCGAGATCGCGCAGCGCACCGCCGAGCGCCATCACCTCATCGAGCGCATGCTCTCCGAAGTCTTCGGCATGGAGTGGCACAAGGTGCACGACGAAGCCGAGCGGCTGGAGCACGCCGTTTCCGCCGATTTCGAACGCAAGCTGGCGCAGAAGCTGGGCCGCGGCGGCGTCTGCCCCCACGGCAACCCGGTCACGCCGGAAAACCCCGCCGCCCGCCGCCGGCGCGGGCTCAAGCTGCTTTCGGAAGCCGCGCCCGGCAGCTACACCGTCTCCAGCGTCTACGAGCGCGATCGCGACCTGCTCGAATTCCTGGAGCAGCGCGGCATCCGCCCCGGCGTCCGCCTCCAGGTGCTCACCCGCAACTATGACCAGACCATGACCGTCAGGGCGGGGTCGGCCCGCATCTCCATCGGCGGCCCGGTGGCGGAGAAGGTCTGGGTCGCTGCCCGCGGCTGA
- a CDS encoding Nramp family divalent metal transporter: protein MSTRPWRFEVDTPSLPEVHRSLPVAAAGFWRKMLAFAGPGYLVAVGYMDPGNWATDLAAGSRFNYALLSVIMLSNLMAILLQSLAVKLGIVTGRDLAQACRDHYSRPVSFGLWVLCEVAIAACDLAEVIGSAIALQLLFGIPLIWGVCLTALDVLLVLYLQNRGFRYIEALVISLLGVVGFCFALEIVFSRPEIRAIAHGFFVPSPQIITNPEMLYIAIGILGATVMPHNLYLHSSLVQTRNFERTREGMREAIKFSTLDSTVALMFALFVNAAILIVAAATFYRNGYGQVAEIGQAYHLLTPLLGVTGASTLFALALLASGQNSTLTGTLAGQVVMEGFLRIRLKPWLRRLITRLVALVPAVLVTLYYGESGTARLLILSQVILSMQLSFAVFPLVMFTSDRRKMGEFADPGWVKALSWTVAVLIAALNAWLLVQTFRMWTVG, encoded by the coding sequence ATGAGCACTCGTCCCTGGCGCTTCGAAGTCGACACCCCCAGCCTCCCGGAGGTGCATCGCAGTCTGCCCGTGGCCGCCGCCGGATTCTGGCGCAAGATGCTGGCCTTCGCCGGCCCCGGCTATCTGGTAGCCGTCGGCTACATGGATCCCGGCAACTGGGCCACCGACCTGGCCGCCGGTTCGCGCTTCAACTACGCCCTGCTCTCGGTCATCATGCTCTCCAACCTGATGGCCATCCTGCTGCAGAGCCTGGCCGTCAAGCTGGGGATCGTCACCGGCCGCGATCTCGCCCAGGCCTGCCGCGACCATTACTCCAGGCCGGTCTCCTTCGGCCTGTGGGTGCTGTGCGAGGTCGCCATCGCCGCCTGCGACCTGGCCGAAGTCATCGGCTCGGCCATCGCGCTCCAACTGCTGTTCGGCATCCCGCTGATCTGGGGCGTGTGCCTCACCGCGCTCGACGTCCTGCTCGTGCTCTATCTGCAGAACCGCGGCTTCCGTTACATCGAGGCGCTGGTCATCTCGCTCCTGGGCGTAGTGGGCTTCTGTTTCGCGCTGGAGATCGTCTTCTCGCGCCCCGAGATTCGCGCCATCGCCCATGGCTTCTTCGTTCCCTCGCCGCAAATCATCACCAATCCCGAGATGCTCTATATCGCCATCGGCATCCTGGGAGCGACCGTGATGCCGCACAATCTTTATCTGCATTCCTCCCTCGTGCAGACGCGCAATTTCGAGCGCACGCGCGAGGGCATGCGCGAGGCCATCAAGTTTTCCACTCTGGATTCGACCGTCGCGCTGATGTTCGCGCTATTCGTCAACGCCGCCATCCTCATCGTCGCGGCAGCCACGTTCTATCGCAACGGCTACGGCCAGGTGGCCGAGATCGGCCAGGCCTACCACCTGCTGACGCCTTTGCTGGGCGTCACCGGCGCCAGCACCCTGTTCGCCCTGGCCCTGCTGGCCTCCGGCCAGAACTCCACCCTCACCGGCACGCTCGCCGGGCAGGTGGTGATGGAGGGCTTCCTGCGCATCCGCTTGAAGCCCTGGCTGCGCCGCCTCATCACCCGGCTGGTGGCGCTCGTGCCCGCCGTCCTGGTGACTCTCTACTACGGGGAAAGCGGCACCGCCCGCCTGCTCATCCTGAGCCAGGTGATCCTCAGCATGCAGTTGAGCTTCGCCGTCTTCCCGCTGGTGATGTTCACCAGCGACCGGCGCAAGATGGGCGAGTTCGCGGACCCCGGCTGGGTCAAGGCCCTTTCCTGGACCGTCGCCGTCCTCATCGCTGCGCTCAACGCCTGGCTGCTGGTGCAGACCTTCCGCATGTGGACGGTCGGGTAG
- a CDS encoding right-handed parallel beta-helix repeat-containing protein, producing MRLRTAYVLAAVWVLLLTAGSAYAADVTVDCNKKKTINAALAGLSKQGPHTVTVSGTCNENVVIDGFDTLTLIGTAGASINDPTPGNLADNDVVDILQSRNVTVQGFTINGGIEGVACIQFSVCYLRELLVQGQSGDGVIYARSSGFVDNTTIQNTLFAGFQAVNSSNVILGSNLFGTPGTTTIQNNGTEENGGFGVNANHGSNLTLVGVTVQGHAYGDGVSANFGAFLRLLGSNTITANAGNGISISGALARIQAAGETVSITNNGGNGVNLANTSTFQSQGGTLTVTGNTGNGIRIGHLSFVRLAAGRTISGNGSPDVNCSVSTAKTEGVGDSSSPNLGGGTTNCTEPAP from the coding sequence ATGAGACTCCGCACAGCTTACGTGCTTGCGGCGGTTTGGGTATTGCTGCTCACAGCGGGTTCGGCATACGCGGCCGACGTCACCGTGGATTGCAACAAGAAGAAGACCATCAATGCAGCCCTGGCCGGGCTCAGCAAGCAAGGGCCGCACACCGTCACGGTTTCGGGTACGTGCAATGAGAATGTGGTCATCGACGGGTTCGATACGTTGACGCTGATAGGCACGGCCGGGGCCAGCATCAACGACCCCACGCCGGGGAACCTGGCAGACAACGACGTGGTGGACATCCTCCAGTCCCGCAACGTGACCGTGCAGGGCTTTACCATCAATGGTGGTATTGAGGGCGTGGCGTGCATCCAGTTCAGTGTGTGCTATCTGCGGGAACTGCTCGTGCAGGGTCAATCGGGCGACGGCGTAATCTACGCTCGAAGCTCCGGGTTTGTGGACAACACTACCATCCAGAACACGCTCTTTGCCGGCTTCCAGGCAGTCAACAGCAGCAATGTGATCCTGGGTAGCAACTTGTTCGGCACACCCGGAACCACCACCATCCAGAACAACGGCACCGAGGAGAATGGAGGGTTCGGTGTCAATGCAAATCACGGAAGCAACCTGACGTTGGTTGGGGTGACGGTTCAGGGCCACGCCTATGGAGATGGTGTGAGTGCTAATTTTGGCGCATTTCTGCGTCTGCTGGGATCGAACACCATTACAGCAAACGCCGGGAATGGCATCAGCATCAGCGGTGCATTAGCGCGGATCCAGGCTGCCGGCGAAACGGTTTCAATCACCAACAATGGTGGGAACGGCGTGAATCTGGCGAATACTTCCACCTTCCAATCGCAAGGAGGAACCCTAACCGTGACCGGCAACACCGGAAACGGGATTCGCATTGGCCACCTCTCATTTGTGCGCTTGGCCGCTGGGAGAACGATCAGCGGGAACGGTTCGCCGGACGTGAATTGCTCGGTGTCAACCGCGAAGACGGAAGGCGTGGGCGACAGCAGCAGTCCGAACCTGGGAGGCGGGACGACGAACTGCACGGAGCCGGCGCCGTAG
- a CDS encoding right-handed parallel beta-helix repeat-containing protein, which translates to MKLRTAYVLAALGILLLAAVSAHATDVNVNCGAKKNNSIQAAINSLSKQGPHTITVSGVCNEALLIDQFDSLKLVSTTGASINDPTPAVPDDNDVIDVVGSRQVRIEGFTINGGVEGIACFAYSSCVLWNNTVQGAADSAVFIGRQSAAEIQNSTLQDSAIGLTTIYGGETVVFNSTIQDNQDVGVYVSSHSLLRITNGGTGPTTISGNANAGVFMEINSTVFVGQNAANVTGNTGGPGVAMFMASVLRFAGTGNSISNNGAGVDVGDSSFAFVGGNATMTGNTGGDVLCSGTFSNATGKFPCHNP; encoded by the coding sequence ATGAAACTCCGCACAGCCTACGTACTTGCGGCGCTTGGCATCCTGCTGCTGGCAGCGGTTTCCGCCCACGCCACGGACGTCAACGTGAACTGTGGCGCCAAGAAGAACAACTCCATCCAGGCGGCCATCAACTCGCTCAGCAAGCAGGGGCCGCACACCATCACCGTCTCCGGTGTCTGCAATGAGGCGCTGCTGATCGATCAATTCGACAGTCTGAAGCTGGTATCCACCACCGGGGCCAGCATAAACGACCCGACACCGGCGGTGCCGGACGATAACGACGTCATAGACGTTGTTGGTTCTCGCCAGGTCAGGATCGAAGGCTTCACCATCAACGGGGGCGTCGAGGGCATCGCCTGCTTTGCCTACAGCTCATGTGTTCTGTGGAACAACACCGTCCAGGGAGCCGCAGACTCCGCTGTGTTCATCGGCCGCCAGAGCGCTGCAGAAATCCAAAACAGCACGCTTCAGGACAGCGCAATCGGGCTGACCACGATCTACGGGGGCGAAACTGTAGTTTTCAACTCCACCATCCAGGACAACCAGGATGTGGGTGTTTACGTGTCGAGCCACAGCTTGTTGCGTATCACAAACGGTGGGACTGGCCCGACTACCATCAGCGGCAACGCGAATGCTGGTGTATTTATGGAAATCAACTCCACAGTATTTGTCGGGCAAAACGCTGCGAACGTAACAGGAAACACTGGTGGACCGGGAGTCGCGATGTTCATGGCGTCGGTTCTGCGGTTTGCCGGAACAGGCAACAGCATAAGCAACAATGGTGCGGGCGTTGATGTAGGCGACTCATCGTTCGCCTTCGTCGGCGGAAACGCGACCATGACCGGAAACACCGGGGGCGATGTGTTGTGTAGCGGCACATTCAGCAACGCCACAGGTAAGTTTCCGTGCCACAATCCCTAG